One Magnetococcales bacterium genomic window, TGGCCCGATCCAAAAGAAGGGATTGTGGGCTATCTCCCACAGGTGACCATCGGGATCCTTGAAGTAGCCGGAATAGCCTCCCCAAAACACCTTTTGTGGCGTTTTGACCAGCTCAGCCCCCGCCGCTACGGCCTCAGCCATCACCTGATCCACCTCCACTTCTGAAGCCACATTGTGGGCCAGGGCAAAGCTGTTGAAGCCACGCCCTTCCCCGGATACCGTGGCATCCTCTGCCAGGGCTTTCCGGGAATAGAGTCCCAGCCAGCTGCCGTTCAAGGTGAAAAAGGCCACCCCCTCCCCCGGAGAATCCATTTTCGGAAACCCCAAGCCATCCTGGTAAAAACGGACCGACTTTTCCAGATCATCAACCCCCAACGTGATCATGCTGATACGCGGCTGCATGGCACTCCTCCCAGCTTTCCCGGTAAACCCATCCAATCAGTGGCCTGCCAGCAGGCTCTGATAGAGGGTGATGAGCTTTTCGGACATCTGCGTGAGAGAGAGCGATGCCACCGTCTCCCGGGCAGCACCTCCCATCCTCCGGCGATTTTCACCCGCCATCAGATAGCCCATGTTTTCCACAAGCTTTTCCAGGTCCAGGGCATCCCCCAAAAGACCGTTGTCGCCATGATGGATCAGATCCACTGCCCCACATTTCAAGGAGGAGATCATCGGCAATCCGGCAGCCATGGCTTCCAGGGCGACGTTGGGAAAGGGATCATAAAGGGTCGGCAGCACAAAGGCGTCGGCCATACCGTAAAAGGGCGGCGTCTCCTCCTGGGGTCCGGCCAAAATCACCCGCCCATCCAGGGGGGATCCTGCCATTTTCCCCTTGAGTCGCCGAGTGGATTTATCCTTGCCCACCACCACAAGATAAACCGACTCAGGCAGCTTTTTCAGGGCTTCCAGCAAAATCGGCACCCCCTTGCGCTCAAACCCGGAGCCGACAAAAAGAAACACCACGGCATCGAGGGGAACACCCCACTTTTGACGCATCGCTTCACGGTGTTTCAGGGATAGATCCGGGTGAAAACGATCCAGATCCACCCCGCTATAGATCACATGCATCCGCTCCCGGGGAAAGCCATAGTGGTGGTGGATCTCCTCCTGCACCATACGGGAGTTGCAGATGACCGCCTTGAGCTGGGGGCTGGCGTAAAGCCCTTTTTCCGCTGCCAGGACATAGTGATGATAGGGGCTCAGAGCGCTCCCCAACCGGGAGGACCAACCCCGGGCGCGGGCGCGCTGGATGAGCCATTCCCGATGGACCCCATCCCCGGCCCGGTAGAGATCGCAACAGGGAATGTGGATGTGGGACTGGACCAGATCAAACCGGGAGGCGGTGAGTTTATGACAGACACAGCGGGCAAACCCCCAATCCCGCCAAAACCGCCCCAGATAGGGGGGAGAGCAGAGCAGACGGGCCATGCCGCTCTCCTCGCGCTGCCAGCTGCGGGCCACCAGGGTGATTCCCACCCCCTGTTTTTGCAGTGCCCCTACCGCCCGGGCCAAAAACCGCTCCGCCCCACCAAAGGCGGTATAACGCTGGCGGATCAGCGCCA contains:
- a CDS encoding glycosyltransferase family 4 protein, giving the protein MYEKSAASSNALEQGEASNPTKSSGSASKPMTLALIRQRYTAFGGAERFLARAVGALQKQGVGITLVARSWQREESGMARLLCSPPYLGRFWRDWGFARCVCHKLTASRFDLVQSHIHIPCCDLYRAGDGVHREWLIQRARARGWSSRLGSALSPYHHYVLAAEKGLYASPQLKAVICNSRMVQEEIHHHYGFPRERMHVIYSGVDLDRFHPDLSLKHREAMRQKWGVPLDAVVFLFVGSGFERKGVPILLEALKKLPESVYLVVVGKDKSTRRLKGKMAGSPLDGRVILAGPQEETPPFYGMADAFVLPTLYDPFPNVALEAMAAGLPMISSLKCGAVDLIHHGDNGLLGDALDLEKLVENMGYLMAGENRRRMGGAARETVASLSLTQMSEKLITLYQSLLAGH
- a CDS encoding VOC family protein, whose translation is MQPRISMITLGVDDLEKSVRFYQDGLGFPKMDSPGEGVAFFTLNGSWLGLYSRKALAEDATVSGEGRGFNSFALAHNVASEVEVDQVMAEAVAAGAELVKTPQKVFWGGYSGYFKDPDGHLWEIAHNPFFWIGPQDTPKR